From a region of the Corallococcus coralloides DSM 2259 genome:
- a CDS encoding polysaccharide deacetylase family protein has product MEPTTRATALLPGQVVVSLNFDDCLASQLIGASAMEARGMRGTFFINSSRLGQSGRLTLAQVRALRDKGHEIAGHTLTHPHLTELSPDEQRKEICNDRVALLNAGFRITSFAYPFGDKDATTRQIVIDCNYNSARESGGLRTTPTGSSPAAEPVPPADPYAIRTHGSVQATTTLTDLKNYVLRAEDSGGGWVPIVFHHICGPCDPPQTYSISPANLTAFIDWLATRASRGTTVATMDAIIGGVLKPPVSWPPAQLLKNPSLEADSNGDGTPDCWQRGGFGNNTFTWTRTSDAHGGSWAQQVRITQITDGDRKLITRQDDSSCTPTPVTGHHYRITAWYKATTQVRFKAYYRNSAGAWTYWSQGPLLPPRSSYTFAEWTTPATPSAAKALSMGLSIDQVGTLTMDDFTLADTEASVSVQAPVEHPS; this is encoded by the coding sequence ATGGAACCCACGACCCGAGCCACCGCCCTCCTGCCCGGCCAGGTGGTCGTCTCGCTGAACTTCGACGACTGCCTGGCCTCCCAGCTCATCGGCGCTTCCGCCATGGAGGCCCGAGGCATGCGGGGGACGTTCTTCATCAACAGCAGCCGGCTGGGGCAGTCCGGCCGCCTCACGCTCGCCCAGGTGCGCGCGCTCCGGGACAAGGGCCACGAGATCGCGGGCCATACGCTGACCCATCCGCACCTCACGGAGCTGTCGCCGGATGAGCAGCGAAAGGAGATCTGCAACGACCGGGTCGCCCTGCTGAACGCGGGCTTCCGCATCACGTCGTTCGCCTATCCCTTCGGCGACAAGGACGCGACCACGCGGCAGATCGTCATCGACTGCAACTACAACTCCGCGAGGGAGAGCGGAGGCCTCAGGACCACCCCCACCGGAAGCAGCCCGGCCGCCGAGCCCGTGCCTCCCGCGGATCCGTACGCCATCCGGACCCACGGCTCCGTGCAGGCCACCACCACGCTCACGGACCTGAAGAACTACGTGCTGCGCGCCGAGGACTCAGGGGGCGGCTGGGTGCCCATCGTCTTCCACCACATCTGCGGGCCGTGCGACCCACCACAGACCTATTCCATCTCGCCCGCCAACCTGACGGCGTTCATCGACTGGCTGGCCACCCGCGCCTCGCGAGGCACCACCGTGGCCACGATGGACGCCATCATCGGCGGCGTGCTCAAGCCTCCGGTGAGCTGGCCCCCCGCGCAGCTCTTGAAGAACCCCTCGCTCGAAGCGGACAGCAACGGCGACGGGACGCCGGACTGCTGGCAGCGCGGCGGCTTCGGGAACAACACCTTCACGTGGACGCGGACATCGGACGCGCACGGCGGCAGCTGGGCGCAGCAGGTGCGCATCACGCAGATCACCGACGGAGACCGGAAGCTCATCACCCGGCAGGACGACAGCAGCTGCACGCCCACGCCGGTGACGGGGCATCACTACCGGATCACCGCCTGGTACAAGGCCACGACACAGGTGCGGTTCAAGGCGTACTACCGCAACAGCGCGGGCGCCTGGACCTACTGGTCCCAGGGGCCGCTGCTGCCCCCGCGCAGCAGCTACACCTTCGCGGAATGGACCACCCCCGCGACGCCCTCCGCGGCGAAGGCCCTCAGCATGGGCCTGTCCATCGACCAGGTCGGCACGCTGACGATGGACGACTTCACGCTCGCCGACACGGAGGCGAGCGTGTCCGTCCAGGCCCCGGTTGAACATCCGTCATGA
- a CDS encoding HEAT repeat domain-containing protein has product MNGEALALEPLMHGPIERLLHPAEKRRWLAREVPLLIARQLSHPVSPEIREAWCSRFVKELWPAIQAERGHRWDLGWAELVAGIAASIELLVGELPGDLPRQLDDTPAKALWAQGRRRHERYMLLLDEKAHICRMFVFARELPSGVPVESGVTWRHDGPAFQGRSHTLLLALMAGGLLPDSLGPIAASGELDEDGRTVRPVRGLIEKAKAWWESFPNGMLISGPLDRMGDDDWRALGEDPWPQWISGGSLSELTAKLEAPPASPRRWDGTVLAPEHIAEAALDYIAEPPPGPLRDPLLGAAWAASLKGSEEGGRRGVLIEGVPGAGKSTLSRVLESRFRTSLWGNLGFVVRRSARELAEDLSRSSARTWPRVLAVREPERRALFEELDRTARLVLLVDGLDELSGLALKDVASLLGNSPGWWMATTRPMVSVLSRLPPVWRLQIRQPSSAEARRLLRGEGRGDLAERLFGGDDWRRPQVPASLVSLIQTPLHLTLLARVLREKESLEQLSDDRLYQRVFDGLIEQACQEQRLTEHDARRLRGLRGDVIGELALAWLRDPKGSLDGATVDLLLGEAGFKAAERPDLLRALEFGHLLAPAGDAWDFAHRTLAEWAAAEALHRQVSRRQREWERSSGASADPEARARIELECLAPFLGDDSPNWGQFLRFYAAHLREPLALLARLTQVRLPTWTPEMDSGTGRSSPVSEYLRTWDLAFDLLSRARWSRPREACLAWGMAARRWLLFEHHGDRFVPGERDLTLLKALAVAVSGLLPQTFPELQALVGRTEAQRTRLLDNPTLLLPAIPPSHASTLDGLLRDDSPTVRLAVLRWYADHGLEPDESLLDSMMLMLPAEIEAAEAEAPTGLAESQSQMSRKAHSEALGRLEALVWETSLRTRRELPRSKVYSRMRRWPENLEEIIIRWIGMPAGRDVSAEDGYQHRREVVAASLEEAVGLTASILKELKQLREAPEGAGLVGHLIESFSDSMKPQPGPLLRELLRGMEWTVPLEVSSGEGSQRLEAGLRRLMRIRNRLVETVKALDDTRLEPVLGGLWGLLHPEQPEREVLLQAIEEAQRPPPQVPARLLMERQGDDSRMLERFSWTPSHLRELRELSASGSGTLRFMAIRLLAKQERGDERQSLVQALPSADPELQEQIQRHLERETAGNEPLRVKSLPVDAAARLPLLQRVEHEVPGWKAGLLAELAGPDSYVEPLVRLAVRKGVHEALPLLAGRLEKKSWQDSGLTEAIALLCTASEADARWARVALRHALLHGWPDESMDRRRAPESMGRARAGEVLAGFLEVGDLELLSLGARSALPHPALAASIRRLGARARERLMTLYRDANDAVLARMSHPGEEGSVRVPTGSDRELAKRRNALAETLVVSFDPLCGGLKELVDLALQVVGGDVHHVYSMPGPLGSDFDGPGDLDWYSDQENAGLVKALGQELEAGLAREPGAWPELRRLFESPSETLRLRAFELCAGRAPSHLVAQLALDALDGFARANQTRWTGPSLAYRLSGGGGAGTSYVEVPETAPRLTEAVRQRLTPAHRGVVEVLAAHGFPVFRALAARWSGQLGDESWVGILRPLLTDPVPFVVYNALYALALIAPRSLEDSLSQADRTVWTTSHDAMLFQWLRGDNRRQSASLLSKQDGPPPMEPLRYLSVGTVERLLIEAAERCTLPSEDEPRRTPPSDGFPSLIEEVFASLWRTTRPGPSSQEMLKNWTHHPVVSVRAIALRLRAAHGLLAAEEVLPLLSGVPIEQLCAAECLVRMDDESHAEAASAFWRSALGRDGALMGSRHRLDLYHERAEDRLMWALRGASHRFAPLLGLVAAHIPYDSAEGMDTPEGERLVHDTLQVVHRWGERGVRALLDLIEARHVEDHYDFMELVKRTACRSESFRDYLGLLAKDSWGPAERAYTEVLVALEEDDLDGLAVRLAEEVFPEGWPT; this is encoded by the coding sequence ATGAACGGTGAAGCGCTTGCGCTCGAACCGTTGATGCATGGACCGATCGAACGCCTGCTTCATCCGGCGGAGAAACGGCGGTGGCTCGCGCGAGAGGTGCCCCTACTCATCGCCAGACAACTGAGCCATCCCGTCTCCCCCGAGATCCGGGAGGCCTGGTGTTCGCGCTTCGTCAAGGAGCTCTGGCCCGCAATCCAGGCTGAAAGAGGTCACCGCTGGGACCTGGGCTGGGCCGAACTCGTCGCAGGGATCGCGGCCAGCATCGAACTGCTCGTGGGCGAGCTGCCTGGCGACCTCCCGCGCCAACTCGACGATACGCCCGCGAAGGCGTTGTGGGCGCAAGGGCGACGTCGCCACGAGCGCTACATGCTTCTGCTGGATGAGAAGGCCCACATCTGCAGAATGTTCGTCTTCGCGAGAGAACTCCCCTCTGGAGTGCCCGTGGAGAGTGGGGTCACCTGGAGGCATGACGGGCCTGCGTTCCAGGGCCGGTCTCACACGTTGTTGCTGGCCTTGATGGCAGGAGGTCTGCTCCCGGACTCGCTGGGGCCGATCGCCGCTTCGGGTGAGCTGGATGAAGATGGCCGCACGGTGCGCCCAGTCCGAGGGCTCATCGAAAAGGCGAAAGCGTGGTGGGAGAGCTTTCCGAACGGAATGCTGATCTCCGGTCCCCTGGACCGAATGGGAGATGATGACTGGCGCGCGCTGGGTGAGGACCCATGGCCTCAATGGATCTCCGGTGGTTCGCTGAGTGAACTGACGGCGAAGCTGGAGGCGCCTCCTGCCAGTCCCAGGCGCTGGGATGGGACGGTCCTGGCTCCGGAGCACATCGCGGAAGCCGCGCTGGATTACATCGCGGAGCCGCCCCCGGGGCCTCTGCGAGATCCACTGCTCGGCGCGGCCTGGGCCGCGAGCCTGAAGGGAAGTGAGGAAGGGGGACGGCGTGGCGTTCTCATCGAAGGTGTCCCAGGGGCGGGCAAGAGCACCCTCAGCCGGGTCTTGGAGTCGCGGTTCCGAACGAGCCTCTGGGGGAACTTGGGGTTCGTGGTGCGCCGTTCCGCACGAGAGCTGGCCGAGGACCTGTCACGTTCCTCCGCGCGAACGTGGCCCAGGGTCCTGGCGGTACGAGAACCAGAGCGCCGTGCCTTGTTCGAGGAGTTGGACCGCACTGCTCGCCTCGTTCTCCTGGTGGATGGGTTGGACGAGCTGAGCGGCCTCGCGCTCAAGGACGTGGCTTCGCTGCTCGGGAACAGCCCAGGGTGGTGGATGGCGACCACCAGACCCATGGTGAGCGTCCTCTCGCGCCTGCCCCCCGTGTGGCGCCTCCAGATCCGTCAGCCCTCTTCGGCGGAGGCCCGCAGATTGCTGCGGGGCGAGGGGCGTGGAGACCTCGCGGAGCGGCTCTTCGGCGGCGATGACTGGCGTCGCCCCCAGGTCCCCGCCAGCCTGGTGTCGCTGATCCAGACGCCCCTGCATCTCACCCTGCTTGCACGGGTCCTACGTGAGAAGGAATCCCTGGAGCAGCTTTCGGATGACCGGCTGTACCAGCGCGTCTTTGACGGGCTGATCGAGCAAGCCTGCCAGGAACAACGGCTCACGGAACATGATGCACGCAGGCTCCGCGGCCTGCGAGGCGACGTGATTGGTGAGCTTGCGCTCGCCTGGCTGCGGGATCCGAAAGGATCGCTGGATGGAGCAACGGTTGACCTGCTCCTGGGCGAGGCGGGTTTCAAGGCAGCGGAGAGACCGGACCTGCTGCGCGCCTTGGAGTTCGGTCATCTGCTGGCTCCAGCAGGAGACGCATGGGATTTCGCACACCGGACGTTGGCCGAGTGGGCTGCCGCGGAAGCATTGCACCGGCAGGTGTCACGGCGGCAGCGGGAATGGGAGCGGTCCTCCGGAGCCTCCGCCGATCCAGAGGCACGAGCACGCATCGAACTGGAATGCCTTGCCCCCTTCCTGGGGGATGACAGCCCGAACTGGGGGCAGTTCCTGCGCTTCTATGCGGCACACCTCCGTGAGCCATTGGCGCTCCTGGCCCGCCTCACCCAGGTGCGCCTGCCGACGTGGACGCCTGAAATGGACTCCGGTACGGGCCGTTCATCGCCGGTATCCGAGTACCTGAGGACCTGGGACCTCGCCTTCGACCTGCTTTCGCGGGCACGGTGGTCCCGCCCTCGGGAGGCATGTCTTGCGTGGGGAATGGCCGCTCGTCGCTGGCTCTTGTTCGAGCACCACGGGGATCGCTTCGTCCCCGGCGAGCGGGACCTCACCCTCCTCAAGGCGCTCGCTGTCGCGGTTTCTGGCCTTCTTCCCCAGACATTTCCAGAACTCCAGGCGCTGGTAGGGAGAACGGAGGCTCAGCGGACCCGGCTCCTCGACAATCCGACATTGCTGCTGCCTGCGATCCCACCGAGCCACGCGTCGACACTGGACGGTCTGCTACGGGATGACTCGCCCACGGTGCGGTTGGCCGTACTGCGCTGGTATGCCGATCATGGGCTGGAGCCAGACGAGAGCCTCCTCGATTCAATGATGCTCATGCTGCCAGCGGAGATCGAGGCGGCCGAAGCTGAAGCCCCAACTGGACTGGCGGAATCCCAGTCACAGATGTCCCGAAAGGCGCATTCTGAAGCGCTGGGGCGGCTGGAAGCCCTCGTCTGGGAAACGAGTCTGCGAACTCGCCGTGAGCTTCCCAGGTCCAAGGTCTATTCCCGGATGCGCCGGTGGCCGGAGAATCTCGAGGAAATCATCATCCGTTGGATTGGCATGCCCGCGGGACGCGATGTTTCGGCGGAGGACGGGTACCAACATCGGCGCGAGGTGGTGGCTGCCAGCCTTGAGGAGGCCGTCGGACTGACCGCGAGCATCCTCAAGGAGCTGAAGCAATTGAGAGAGGCGCCTGAAGGCGCCGGGCTCGTCGGTCATCTCATCGAGTCCTTCAGTGACAGCATGAAGCCACAGCCTGGCCCCCTGCTTCGCGAGCTCCTGCGCGGAATGGAATGGACGGTGCCCCTCGAAGTCTCGAGCGGCGAGGGCTCGCAACGGTTGGAGGCAGGGCTCCGGCGCCTGATGCGCATCCGGAATCGTCTGGTGGAAACAGTCAAGGCGCTGGATGACACGCGGTTGGAGCCGGTGCTGGGTGGACTTTGGGGCCTGCTGCATCCCGAGCAGCCCGAACGAGAAGTGCTGCTTCAGGCGATTGAAGAGGCCCAGCGGCCTCCACCGCAGGTGCCTGCGCGCCTGTTGATGGAGCGTCAGGGAGATGACTCCCGGATGTTGGAGCGGTTTTCCTGGACCCCATCCCATCTGCGGGAGCTGCGCGAGCTATCGGCGAGCGGGAGCGGAACGCTTCGCTTCATGGCGATCCGCCTGCTTGCAAAACAGGAGCGTGGAGACGAGAGGCAATCCCTCGTCCAGGCATTGCCCTCCGCGGACCCTGAACTCCAGGAGCAGATCCAGCGCCACCTCGAGCGGGAGACGGCCGGGAATGAGCCTCTGCGGGTGAAGTCACTTCCAGTGGATGCCGCTGCCAGATTGCCACTGCTTCAGCGCGTGGAGCATGAGGTCCCAGGATGGAAGGCCGGCCTGCTCGCCGAACTGGCTGGACCTGACTCCTACGTGGAGCCATTGGTCCGGCTGGCCGTGCGAAAGGGGGTCCATGAAGCGCTGCCCCTGCTCGCGGGGCGGTTGGAGAAGAAGTCCTGGCAGGACTCTGGGCTTACAGAGGCGATTGCACTCCTGTGCACGGCTTCAGAAGCCGACGCGCGGTGGGCACGGGTCGCCCTGCGTCATGCACTGCTTCATGGCTGGCCGGATGAGTCGATGGATCGGCGTCGTGCACCCGAAAGCATGGGACGAGCGCGTGCTGGCGAGGTCCTGGCTGGCTTCCTTGAAGTCGGCGACCTCGAGCTCCTTTCGCTTGGCGCGCGATCGGCCCTGCCGCACCCAGCGCTCGCGGCCTCCATCCGCCGCCTGGGAGCGCGAGCCCGGGAGCGACTGATGACCCTCTACCGCGACGCCAACGACGCGGTGCTCGCGCGGATGAGCCACCCCGGGGAAGAGGGCTCCGTGCGCGTTCCGACAGGGAGCGACCGGGAGTTGGCGAAGCGGAGGAACGCCCTGGCTGAAACCCTGGTGGTTTCCTTCGACCCCTTGTGTGGAGGGCTGAAGGAGCTTGTGGACCTTGCGCTCCAGGTGGTGGGAGGCGATGTCCACCACGTCTACAGCATGCCCGGCCCGCTGGGCTCCGACTTTGATGGGCCTGGCGATCTGGATTGGTACTCCGACCAGGAGAATGCAGGGTTGGTGAAGGCGCTTGGCCAGGAGTTGGAGGCAGGCCTTGCACGAGAGCCCGGCGCATGGCCAGAGCTTCGCAGACTGTTCGAGAGCCCTTCGGAGACGCTTCGCCTGCGGGCTTTTGAGCTATGCGCAGGCAGAGCGCCCTCGCACCTCGTAGCGCAGCTCGCACTCGATGCACTGGATGGGTTCGCGCGCGCGAACCAGACTCGATGGACGGGCCCCTCCCTGGCGTATCGCCTTTCCGGAGGAGGGGGAGCCGGGACTTCGTATGTCGAAGTTCCAGAAACCGCGCCCCGGCTCACGGAGGCGGTGCGTCAGCGTCTGACCCCCGCGCATCGCGGTGTCGTTGAAGTGCTCGCCGCGCATGGGTTCCCAGTTTTTCGAGCACTGGCCGCGCGCTGGAGTGGTCAGTTGGGTGATGAGTCGTGGGTCGGCATTCTCCGGCCGTTGCTCACGGATCCGGTGCCTTTCGTCGTCTACAACGCGCTCTACGCGCTGGCGTTGATTGCCCCCAGGTCCCTGGAGGATTCGCTGTCGCAGGCGGATCGCACGGTCTGGACGACCTCGCACGACGCCATGCTGTTTCAGTGGCTCCGCGGTGACAATCGGCGTCAGTCCGCGAGCCTCCTGTCGAAACAGGATGGGCCACCCCCCATGGAGCCGTTGCGCTACCTGTCGGTGGGCACGGTCGAGCGCTTGCTGATAGAGGCCGCGGAGCGGTGCACGCTGCCATCCGAAGACGAGCCCCGTAGAACGCCGCCTTCCGACGGATTCCCCAGCCTCATCGAAGAGGTATTCGCTTCCCTCTGGAGGACAACACGTCCAGGACCCTCCAGTCAGGAGATGTTGAAGAATTGGACCCATCATCCGGTGGTCTCGGTCCGTGCAATCGCCTTGAGGCTGCGCGCTGCTCATGGCTTGTTGGCGGCCGAGGAAGTCCTGCCGTTGCTCTCAGGCGTGCCCATCGAGCAACTCTGCGCGGCGGAGTGCCTCGTGCGCATGGATGATGAGTCGCACGCAGAGGCCGCCTCTGCTTTCTGGCGGTCCGCGCTCGGACGCGATGGTGCCCTGATGGGCTCTCGGCACAGGCTGGATCTCTATCATGAGCGCGCTGAGGACCGGCTCATGTGGGCCCTGCGAGGAGCATCCCACCGCTTCGCCCCTCTGCTCGGATTGGTGGCCGCTCACATCCCTTATGACTCCGCCGAGGGAATGGATACGCCAGAGGGCGAGCGGTTGGTCCACGACACGCTCCAGGTCGTGCACCGCTGGGGGGAGCGTGGGGTGCGCGCCTTGTTGGACCTGATCGAGGCAAGACACGTGGAGGACCATTACGACTTCATGGAGCTTGTGAAGCGAACGGCATGTCGCAGCGAGTCCTTCCGGGATTACCTGGGCCTGCTTGCAAAAGACAGCTGGGGGCCTGCGGAGCGCGCCTACACGGAAGTGCTTGTTGCCTTGGAAGAGGACGACCTTGATGGGTTGGCGGTGCGCCTTGCCGAGGAAGTCTTCCCCGAGGGCTGGCCCACCTGA
- a CDS encoding FmdB family zinc ribbon protein, with protein sequence MPIYEFFCRKCQEPFTAFMSMKEHDERAPKCPRGHDAKEVEKRISSAHAVTTKKSLTY encoded by the coding sequence ATGCCCATCTACGAGTTCTTCTGCCGCAAGTGCCAGGAGCCTTTCACCGCGTTCATGTCCATGAAGGAGCACGACGAGCGAGCGCCGAAGTGCCCGCGCGGCCATGACGCGAAAGAGGTGGAGAAGCGCATCTCTTCGGCCCATGCCGTGACCACCAAGAAGTCGCTCACCTACTGA
- a CDS encoding CapA family protein, giving the protein MTPDQQDKRLVSLFLCGDVMTGRGIDQVLPHPAPPGIHEPYVRDARDYVALAEERNGPIRKPVGFGDIWGDALAALEQAAPDVRIINLETSITTSEQWWPDKGIHYRMHPENAACLTAARISCCAMANNHVLDWGYPGLSQTLSTLRRLGIATSGMGENLEEAQQPALLSVGAGRRVVVFSCGDVSSGIPPSWAAGRDRPGVDLLPDLSPATVRHLGKRVADLKREGDVVIASIHWGENWGYTVPRAQRDFAHALIDEAGVDVVHGHSSHHPRGVEVHHGRLILHGCGDFLNDYEGILGHEDYRSELTLMYLASVDPADGRLASLRMLPMQLRQLRPHRASRRDAEWLCGVLDREARRLAPQTRVELEDDGPLLLQWG; this is encoded by the coding sequence ATGACGCCTGACCAGCAAGACAAGAGGCTGGTTTCCCTCTTCCTTTGCGGCGACGTGATGACAGGCAGGGGCATTGATCAGGTCCTGCCCCACCCTGCTCCACCCGGCATCCATGAGCCCTACGTGCGCGATGCCCGGGACTACGTCGCGCTCGCCGAAGAGCGCAACGGTCCCATCCGCAAGCCCGTAGGCTTCGGAGACATCTGGGGAGACGCGCTCGCCGCGCTGGAGCAGGCCGCGCCCGACGTCCGGATCATCAACCTGGAGACGAGCATCACCACGAGCGAACAGTGGTGGCCCGACAAGGGCATCCACTACCGCATGCACCCGGAGAACGCCGCCTGTCTCACGGCGGCCCGAATCAGTTGCTGCGCGATGGCGAACAACCACGTGCTGGACTGGGGCTACCCGGGGCTGTCGCAGACGCTGTCCACCCTCCGCCGTCTGGGAATCGCCACCTCAGGGATGGGTGAGAACCTGGAGGAGGCCCAGCAGCCCGCGCTCCTGTCCGTAGGGGCCGGGCGGCGAGTCGTGGTGTTCTCGTGCGGAGATGTCAGCAGCGGCATTCCGCCATCGTGGGCAGCGGGAAGAGACAGGCCAGGCGTGGACCTGCTGCCCGACCTGTCCCCCGCCACGGTGAGGCACCTGGGCAAACGGGTGGCGGACCTCAAGCGCGAAGGCGACGTCGTCATCGCCTCCATCCACTGGGGCGAAAACTGGGGCTACACGGTGCCACGGGCGCAGCGGGACTTCGCTCATGCACTCATCGACGAGGCTGGCGTGGACGTCGTCCATGGCCACTCCTCGCACCACCCACGCGGCGTCGAGGTCCACCATGGCCGCCTCATCCTCCATGGCTGCGGCGACTTCCTGAATGACTACGAGGGCATCCTCGGCCACGAGGACTACCGGTCAGAGCTGACCTTGATGTACCTGGCGTCGGTGGACCCGGCGGACGGCCGGCTCGCCAGCCTGCGCATGCTCCCCATGCAGCTGCGCCAGCTCCGACCCCACCGGGCCTCACGACGGGACGCCGAATGGTTGTGCGGAGTCCTGGACCGCGAGGCACGCCGGCTGGCGCCCCAGACGCGAGTGGAGCTGGAAGATGACGGGCCCCTGCTCCTGCAATGGGGGTGA
- a CDS encoding serine protease, producing the protein MRIPRTSGRRTLLGTLLCTLSLVACGPAPETEPTDNAPLGTEEQPVVYGTDNRTDVYAHANATLRARAQQSTVALMNPSDFNATKPDDVTFNASTLRSAYNLCTSERFLDDLTPAFCSGTLIDDDLVLTAGHCITSASACASTRFVFNFYRTAAGAMQKVTTADIFSCQAIVARQQGTVGGRNLDFAVIRLDRPATPRFTPAPIRAGNAALPVGTNVTVIGSGSGIPFKIDSGGSVRDARAATLDYFVGTTDTFGGNSGSGVYENNGYTVAGILVRGETDYKANGSCNVVNTCTETGCRGEDITYVRPAIDEYCGVATSTRLCVGYPPPATPVTFTFTASNTNSANQNTVNRNVTLAAGQTLKFGTCTVPGATGTGDTYLRLYNGTTQVASNDDACGTLSYASFKATTAGTYQIRVGCYSSGSCSGTVAYTIQ; encoded by the coding sequence ATGCGAATCCCCCGGACTTCCGGCCGTAGGACGCTGCTTGGAACGCTGCTGTGTACCCTTTCCCTCGTGGCCTGCGGTCCGGCGCCCGAGACCGAGCCCACCGACAACGCTCCCCTGGGCACGGAGGAGCAGCCCGTCGTCTACGGGACCGACAACCGCACGGACGTGTACGCGCACGCGAACGCCACGCTGCGCGCCCGCGCTCAGCAGTCCACCGTCGCGCTGATGAACCCTTCGGACTTCAACGCGACCAAGCCCGACGACGTCACCTTCAACGCGTCCACGCTGCGCTCCGCGTACAACCTCTGCACCTCCGAGCGCTTCCTGGACGACCTGACCCCGGCCTTCTGCTCCGGCACGCTCATCGACGATGACCTGGTGCTCACGGCGGGCCACTGCATCACCAGCGCGTCGGCCTGCGCCAGCACGCGCTTCGTCTTCAACTTCTACCGCACCGCCGCCGGCGCCATGCAGAAGGTGACGACCGCGGACATCTTCTCCTGCCAGGCGATTGTCGCGCGCCAGCAGGGCACGGTGGGCGGTCGCAACCTGGACTTCGCCGTCATCCGGCTGGACCGTCCGGCCACCCCGCGCTTCACGCCCGCCCCCATTCGCGCGGGCAACGCCGCGCTGCCCGTGGGCACCAACGTGACGGTCATCGGCTCGGGCAGCGGTATTCCCTTCAAGATCGACTCGGGCGGCTCGGTGCGTGACGCGCGCGCGGCCACGCTGGACTACTTCGTGGGCACCACGGACACGTTCGGCGGCAACTCGGGCTCGGGCGTGTACGAGAACAACGGCTACACCGTGGCCGGCATCCTGGTGCGCGGCGAGACCGACTACAAAGCCAACGGGAGCTGCAACGTCGTCAACACCTGCACGGAGACGGGCTGCCGCGGCGAGGACATCACCTACGTCCGGCCGGCCATCGACGAGTACTGCGGCGTGGCGACCAGCACGCGCCTGTGCGTGGGCTACCCGCCGCCCGCGACGCCGGTGACGTTCACCTTCACCGCCTCCAACACCAACAGCGCCAACCAGAACACCGTCAACCGCAACGTCACCCTGGCCGCCGGGCAGACCCTCAAGTTCGGCACCTGCACGGTGCCGGGCGCCACGGGAACGGGTGACACGTACCTGCGCCTGTACAACGGAACCACCCAGGTGGCCTCGAACGACGACGCCTGCGGCACGCTGTCCTACGCGAGCTTCAAGGCCACGACGGCGGGCACCTACCAGATCCGCGTCGGCTGCTACTCCAGCGGGAGCTGCAGCGGCACGGTGGCGTACACCATCCAGTAG
- a CDS encoding glycosyltransferase, whose product MATILVAPLPLAGHLNPTLKLAKTLRARGHRVVYCSLPDVESSLQAEGFELLPVFTSFFPKGLVAEMTAKASHARGRELRNLARDHIQRRNAVLQATLDGEYDRLLDALRPDLVLCDDRVVDLPIVCHGQGVPVARLNTTLPQHLLHLLPTSNGKPLIRVLRPVLRRLEAVLARAGLVPRFQEFHRRLALKHGCPMEPVDFPPFQLPLLRDVVLFPREFATPDMPAGREPVLHLGPSIDLERQEPAFPWERLKEGQPLIFFSLGTLASSGLARQVLKTVCEAAALRPQWQFVLAVGSVLDPAEFDGGPARIVAVQKAPQLQLLRTAAAMITHGGFNSVKECIYFGVPMVALPMKDDQPDVTRLVVHHGLGVQGAVKQLKPRTLLSLLDSVVGSASHAQALARMSSRFREAEADMAAIEQLLPGPQPTIKRAS is encoded by the coding sequence ATGGCCACAATCCTCGTCGCTCCGCTTCCGCTCGCAGGGCATCTCAACCCCACGCTGAAGCTGGCGAAGACGCTCCGGGCCCGTGGACACCGGGTGGTCTACTGCTCCCTGCCGGATGTCGAGTCCTCGCTCCAGGCCGAGGGCTTCGAGCTCCTCCCCGTCTTCACGTCCTTCTTTCCCAAGGGCCTGGTGGCGGAGATGACGGCGAAGGCGTCCCATGCGCGAGGCCGGGAACTGCGCAACCTCGCGCGCGACCACATCCAGCGCCGCAATGCCGTGCTCCAGGCCACCCTGGACGGTGAATACGACAGGCTGCTGGACGCCCTCCGCCCGGACCTCGTCCTCTGCGATGACCGGGTGGTGGATCTGCCCATCGTGTGCCATGGCCAGGGTGTTCCCGTGGCGAGGCTGAACACCACCCTCCCCCAGCACCTGCTGCACCTGCTGCCGACGAGCAACGGCAAGCCTCTCATCCGCGTGCTCAGGCCCGTGCTGCGCCGTCTTGAGGCCGTGCTCGCGCGCGCGGGCCTGGTGCCCCGCTTCCAGGAGTTCCACCGGCGGCTTGCGCTCAAGCATGGCTGCCCGATGGAGCCCGTGGACTTCCCCCCCTTCCAGCTCCCCCTGCTGCGGGACGTGGTGCTCTTCCCCAGGGAGTTCGCGACGCCGGACATGCCGGCCGGGCGCGAGCCGGTGCTCCACCTGGGCCCCTCCATCGATCTGGAGCGCCAGGAGCCGGCGTTTCCCTGGGAGCGGCTGAAGGAGGGCCAGCCCCTCATCTTCTTCTCGCTGGGCACGCTGGCCTCATCCGGCCTGGCCCGTCAGGTGCTGAAGACGGTGTGCGAGGCGGCGGCACTGCGGCCACAGTGGCAGTTCGTCCTCGCCGTGGGGTCCGTGCTCGACCCGGCGGAGTTCGACGGGGGCCCGGCGAGGATCGTGGCCGTGCAGAAGGCGCCCCAGCTCCAACTGCTGCGCACCGCGGCGGCCATGATCACCCATGGCGGATTCAACAGCGTGAAGGAGTGCATCTACTTCGGCGTCCCCATGGTGGCGCTGCCCATGAAGGACGACCAGCCGGACGTGACCCGGCTCGTCGTGCACCATGGGCTCGGGGTCCAGGGGGCCGTGAAGCAGCTGAAGCCCCGCACCCTGCTCTCGCTGCTGGACTCCGTGGTGGGAAGCGCCTCCCATGCCCAGGCGCTCGCGAGGATGAGCAGCCGCTTCCGCGAGGCGGAGGCGGACATGGCCGCCATCGAGCAACTGCTGCCCGGCCCCCAGCCCACCATCAAGCGGGCGAGCTGA